One Chordicoccus furentiruminis DNA window includes the following coding sequences:
- a CDS encoding V-type ATP synthase subunit E, producing the protein MTLDEKLKKFYDLSLEQAAAESDAELDRYQKQLDAAFEEHKAEKERQARASEEEERASISRDLNKEFSARQVALRQKIAARQEEIKAQLFARALDRLMAFKKTPDYTGFLASKIRAARAFAGSDEVRFYIDPSDSALKKTLEEQTGETLTISRPGEEFDGGLRAVIPARHVLLDNSFRYRLAEIRDSYTLQ; encoded by the coding sequence ATGACGTTAGACGAAAAACTCAAGAAATTTTACGATCTGTCGCTGGAGCAGGCGGCCGCCGAGAGCGATGCCGAGCTGGACCGCTATCAGAAGCAGCTGGACGCCGCCTTCGAGGAGCACAAGGCGGAGAAGGAGCGTCAGGCACGCGCCTCCGAAGAGGAGGAACGGGCTTCCATCAGCCGCGATCTGAACAAGGAATTTTCCGCCAGACAGGTCGCGCTTCGTCAGAAAATCGCGGCCCGGCAGGAGGAAATCAAGGCGCAGCTCTTCGCCAGAGCCCTCGACCGGCTGATGGCCTTCAAGAAAACCCCGGACTATACCGGCTTTCTGGCCTCCAAAATCCGCGCGGCCCGCGCGTTCGCCGGTTCGGATGAGGTCCGCTTCTACATCGACCCTTCCGACAGCGCACTGAAGAAGACGCTCGAGGAGCAGACCGGCGAGACGCTCACCATCTCCCGCCCGGGAGAGGAATTCGACGGCGGTCTTCGCGCCGTGATTCCCGCGAGACATGTCCTGCTTGACAATTCCTTCCGCTACCGTCTCGCGGAGATCCGCGACAGCTACACCTTACAGTAA